The nucleotide window GTGTTTTGACCATGGCTCGTTCCGATCAGCGTTTTGTTCCCGCCACGCCTTCCGGCACGGCGCTCGACCATGTGTCGCGGCAGATGGCGATGCTGGAAAAGCAGCTGATCGTCCAGGTGGTGGAGATGGCGCGCGATGCGCCGGACGTCATTGCGCTGTGGTTCGGCGAGTCGGACCTGGACACGCCGGACGTGGCCAAGGACGCGGCCATGGCGGCGCTGGCCCGCGGCGAGACCCACTACACCCACCAGAACGGTATTCCGCCGCTGCGCCAGGCGCTGGCCACCTATATGGCCGGGCTTTATGGACGCGATTTTGACAGCCGCCGCATCACGGTCGCCTCCGGCGGCATGAGCGCCATCATGATGGCGCTGCAAACGGTGCTGTCGGCCGGCGACCACATGGTCATCGTCACGCCGCTGTGGCCCAACGCCTTTGGCGTGTGTCGCATCCTGGGGGCCGAATACAGCGAAGTCCCGATGGTGCAGCATTCCGACGGCTGGTCGCTGGACCTGGACCGGCTGTTCGCCGCCGTCGGCCCGCGCACCCGGGCGCTCTATATCGCGACGCCGGGCAATCCCACGGGCTGGATCATGGAGCATGACCAGCAGCAGGCGGTGCTTGACTTCTGCCGCGCGCGCGGCCTGTGGCTGATCGCCGACGAGGTCTATGCG belongs to Alphaproteobacteria bacterium and includes:
- a CDS encoding pyridoxal phosphate-dependent aminotransferase, which translates into the protein MARSDQRFVPATPSGTALDHVSRQMAMLEKQLIVQVVEMARDAPDVIALWFGESDLDTPDVAKDAAMAALARGETHYTHQNGIPPLRQALATYMAGLYGRDFDSRRITVASGGMSAIMMALQTVLSAGDHMVIVTPLWPNAFGVCRILGAEYSEVPMVQHSDGWSLDLDRLFAAVGPRTRALYIATPGNPTGWIMEHDQQQAVLDFCRARGLWLIADEVYARMIYDRPVAPSFLEIADDEDRLIVVNTFSKTWAMTGWRMGWMVAPPSLEKLLADVVQYNSSGTATFLQYGALAAVEAGEGFAERMRDHCRVGRDIVHDRLHGMNRITLARPQAALYAFLKVDGLTDSLAAAKSLLTETGVGLAPGVAFGAGGEGHLRICFANAPDRLNQAMDRLAPALARL